A stretch of Desulfotalea psychrophila LSv54 DNA encodes these proteins:
- a CDS encoding sigma-54 interaction domain-containing protein, producing the protein MPQSKVVSDQMLPEKNELIRAFQADGTITFVNAACADFYEKTVDEMIGSNLATFLSEDEREDIIADIFSITPENAEVTTRPKFICKDGRIQYLEYINRGLFRADGSIVEYQSVGVILAAEEGETNVSASLSGGGREGAVNVVDGLGQYGLGFFSAQMQEVVRHAEMYHTDRSIPVLIEGETGVGKEIIAKIIHFGRSKSLLPFVDINCTAISPSLFESELFGYDSGAFTGAVSRGKQGKLDCAHGGTLFLDEIAEIPTELQAKLLRVLEEKTFYRVGGLRHIPTDIRVIAATNIDFDSHVADGSFRKDLYYRLKVGHIYIPALRERREDILPLARMLLRQSSQKRHKKFHNISEAACQLLLQHPWPGNVRELKNLMEWATFMFDAPLLLPEHIAHRLTVLGDGQENLRPPSPPVHAPLLRKKRVSKEEVESAIKQCGGNKTQAAHTLGISIRTLYNRLASSMQAPGTDHANTTGYHR; encoded by the coding sequence ATGCCGCAGAGTAAAGTTGTATCGGATCAGATGCTACCAGAAAAGAATGAACTCATTCGTGCCTTTCAGGCTGACGGGACAATTACCTTTGTTAACGCTGCTTGCGCTGATTTTTATGAAAAGACGGTTGATGAGATGATAGGCAGTAATCTGGCCACCTTTCTTAGTGAGGATGAGCGGGAGGATATCATTGCCGATATTTTTTCCATAACCCCGGAAAATGCGGAGGTGACGACCCGGCCTAAATTTATCTGCAAGGATGGGAGGATTCAGTACCTTGAGTATATCAACAGGGGGCTCTTTCGGGCAGATGGAAGCATTGTGGAGTATCAGTCCGTGGGGGTAATTCTTGCCGCCGAGGAGGGGGAAACCAATGTGTCAGCCAGTCTGAGCGGAGGGGGAAGAGAAGGAGCTGTTAATGTGGTAGATGGCCTCGGTCAATATGGGCTTGGCTTTTTTTCTGCCCAGATGCAGGAGGTAGTGCGTCATGCGGAGATGTATCATACCGATCGCTCCATCCCGGTCCTGATTGAAGGTGAAACGGGGGTGGGTAAAGAGATCATTGCTAAAATCATTCATTTTGGCCGGAGTAAATCACTGCTACCATTTGTTGATATCAACTGTACGGCAATATCTCCCTCTCTCTTTGAAAGTGAGCTTTTTGGCTATGATTCCGGAGCTTTTACCGGTGCTGTTAGTCGTGGTAAGCAGGGTAAGTTGGACTGTGCTCATGGTGGAACCCTCTTTCTTGATGAGATTGCAGAGATTCCCACCGAGTTGCAGGCAAAACTCCTCCGGGTCCTCGAAGAGAAAACTTTTTATCGTGTTGGCGGTCTGCGTCATATTCCCACCGATATTCGAGTTATTGCCGCCACTAATATTGACTTTGACAGTCATGTAGCCGACGGCTCTTTTCGTAAGGATCTCTACTATCGTCTTAAGGTGGGACATATATACATCCCGGCCCTGCGGGAACGGCGGGAAGATATACTGCCCCTGGCTCGGATGCTCCTGCGCCAATCTTCACAAAAACGGCATAAGAAGTTTCACAATATAAGTGAAGCTGCCTGTCAACTTCTCCTCCAGCACCCCTGGCCGGGAAATGTGCGTGAATTAAAAAATCTTATGGAGTGGGCAACTTTTATGTTTGATGCCCCCCTTCTCCTGCCGGAACATATAGCTCATCGTCTCACCGTCCTTGGAGATGGTCAAGAGAATCTTCGACCACCTTCCCCGCCAGTTCATGCGCCGCTTTTAAGAAAAAAAAGAGTGAGCAAGGAAGAGGTGGAGTCTGCCATTAAGCAGTGTGGCGGCAATAAAACACAGGCTGCCCATACTCTGGGCATCTCTATTCGTACTCTCTATAACCGCCTGGCATCATCCATGCAGGCGCCAGGAACAGATCATGCTAATACAACCGGATACCACAGATAA
- a CDS encoding sigma-54-dependent transcriptional regulator, with amino-acid sequence MPNKTLTNHKSARALVVDDETTIADFIDDTLTAQGYQVQSFSDSKAAYGIASAQDFDIALVDISMPGISGAQLSKKIRERSPQTEIIIITGVPDQENLEPFLKMGLTQFLFKPFNRSQLAYSVYAAMHFKRLRGKYLTIAAETQGSSLTGMSRSIRNIRQEILSVSRINLSVLIMGESGTGKEVIAHDVHKNSERSKKPFVPINCATLGSLAESELFGHERGAFTGATKTTNGYIGAANGGTLFFDEIGELAPEIQAKLLRFLDDGEYRRVGSSEIRHADTGIIAATNRDLKNVLRGELPPDLFFRLSGSVIQVSPLRERKADILPLTRHFLTLFGNAKNTFYDLSAEACALLIEEEWPGNTRQLKQVLYKISQTSTNPQLSLADVQKALGRDSKKQEIRTYKEAKHDFLLEFNRGYFITLLSITRGSLQQALQISGMHKKNFYTKIKQLGVTVKDFSPNRQQKS; translated from the coding sequence ATGCCGAATAAGACGCTAACGAATCACAAATCTGCCCGGGCACTTGTCGTTGATGATGAGACTACAATAGCAGATTTTATCGATGATACCCTCACGGCCCAAGGCTATCAGGTGCAATCCTTCTCCGATTCAAAGGCGGCATATGGTATTGCCAGTGCACAGGATTTTGATATTGCCCTGGTGGATATCAGTATGCCGGGAATAAGCGGGGCACAGCTCTCAAAAAAAATACGAGAACGATCTCCCCAAACAGAAATTATTATCATTACAGGCGTTCCAGACCAGGAAAATCTTGAACCATTTCTTAAAATGGGCCTTACCCAATTCCTCTTCAAACCCTTTAATCGGTCACAGCTAGCCTACTCAGTCTATGCGGCAATGCACTTCAAGAGGCTCCGAGGTAAATATCTGACCATAGCAGCAGAGACACAGGGAAGTAGCCTCACGGGAATGTCTCGCTCTATACGAAACATTCGTCAGGAAATACTCTCGGTGAGCAGAATCAATCTTTCGGTGCTTATCATGGGCGAATCCGGTACGGGAAAAGAGGTTATTGCCCACGATGTGCACAAGAACAGCGAGCGCAGCAAAAAACCATTTGTCCCCATTAACTGTGCAACTCTTGGTAGCCTGGCTGAATCTGAGCTCTTTGGACACGAACGGGGAGCTTTCACCGGCGCGACAAAAACAACCAATGGCTATATAGGTGCCGCCAATGGAGGAACTCTTTTTTTTGATGAGATAGGTGAGCTTGCCCCTGAAATCCAGGCAAAGCTTCTCCGTTTTCTCGACGACGGAGAATATAGAAGGGTTGGTAGTTCAGAGATCAGGCATGCCGATACCGGTATTATTGCCGCAACCAACAGAGACCTTAAAAATGTGCTGCGAGGGGAGCTTCCGCCAGACCTCTTCTTCCGCCTCTCCGGTTCCGTTATCCAGGTATCACCACTTCGAGAACGTAAAGCCGATATTTTACCACTTACCCGCCATTTTCTGACCCTCTTTGGCAATGCCAAAAACACCTTCTATGATCTTTCAGCGGAGGCATGCGCCCTTCTCATTGAAGAGGAGTGGCCAGGCAATACCAGGCAACTCAAGCAGGTACTCTACAAAATCTCCCAGACCTCAACCAACCCCCAATTATCCCTTGCCGATGTACAAAAAGCCCTGGGAAGAGACAGCAAGAAGCAGGAAATACGTACCTACAAAGAGGCAAAGCATGATTTTTTACTGGAGTTTAACAGAGGATATTTTATTACCCTCCTCTCTATAACTCGTGGAAGCCTGCAACAGGCCCTGCAGATAAGCGGCATGCATAAAAAGAATTTTTATACAAAAATAAAGCAACTTGGTGTTACGGTAAAAGATTTCTCCCCAAACAGGCAACAGAAAAGCTAA
- a CDS encoding hybrid sensor histidine kinase/response regulator, giving the protein MKEKIAAHDAGEKMLLEHKYLQSLRLITRGVSHEYNNIFTGLSGQFQLLNKEIKTDDNHHRALISELLERGCQKTSLLHDFSRYSSEKKELHSVIQAAEMAIEFLDTISNSHHFTLERGENLPRLQCSMKEITMAIFYLGENAIEAMPGGGTIRIVISTDTVQTGFLSIAVIDRGRGIAPDIEHDLFKPFISSKNSSAEVCGLGLYATHSIMQQHQGTVSISQDKDTVATISLPYEQGQEKQAPMPTPPLMQRDNQAKQIFFIIEDDNALRDFISTGLQRHGHIVFSAASCAEAVEEFKFVHEMITVILLDIGLNDCDGFSCLEKIVQIDMPKQIVFMSGGEITEKMKYGARFLQKPFTIKQIEELISHAE; this is encoded by the coding sequence ATGAAAGAAAAAATAGCTGCCCACGACGCTGGGGAGAAGATGTTACTGGAACACAAATATCTGCAATCACTTCGTCTCATAACAAGGGGAGTAAGCCACGAATACAACAATATATTCACCGGATTATCTGGGCAATTTCAATTACTCAATAAAGAGATCAAAACAGATGACAATCATCACAGAGCCCTGATATCGGAACTTTTAGAACGTGGTTGCCAAAAGACCTCTCTCCTCCATGATTTTTCCAGATATAGTTCAGAGAAAAAAGAGCTGCACTCAGTGATTCAAGCGGCGGAGATGGCCATTGAATTCCTGGACACAATCTCCAACTCGCACCATTTTACCCTGGAAAGAGGAGAAAACCTCCCGCGACTGCAGTGCTCCATGAAAGAAATTACCATGGCAATATTTTATCTGGGAGAAAATGCTATTGAGGCAATGCCAGGTGGGGGAACTATTCGAATAGTAATCAGCACCGACACTGTCCAGACGGGTTTTCTCTCCATCGCTGTCATTGACCGCGGCCGAGGCATAGCCCCTGATATTGAGCATGACCTGTTTAAACCATTTATCAGTAGCAAAAATTCTTCAGCAGAAGTCTGCGGTCTTGGATTGTACGCAACCCACTCTATCATGCAACAACACCAGGGCACTGTCTCTATTTCACAAGATAAAGACACCGTTGCCACCATCAGCCTGCCATACGAACAAGGGCAAGAGAAACAGGCACCGATGCCCACTCCCCCCCTTATGCAAAGAGACAATCAGGCAAAGCAGATATTTTTTATTATTGAGGATGACAATGCCCTGCGTGACTTTATCTCCACAGGCCTGCAACGACACGGCCATATAGTCTTCTCAGCTGCAAGCTGTGCCGAGGCCGTGGAGGAGTTTAAATTTGTCCACGAGATGATCACCGTCATCCTGCTTGATATCGGTTTAAACGACTGTGATGGTTTCAGCTGTCTTGAAAAAATAGTGCAAATAGATATGCCGAAGCAGATAGTATTCATGTCAGGCGGAGAGATCACAGAGAAGATGAAATATGGTGCCAGGTTCCTGCAGAAGCCATTCACCATAAAACAGATTGAGGAACTTATATCGCATGCCGAATAA
- a CDS encoding 4Fe-4S dicluster domain-containing protein yields the protein MMNSFVLGDARLCIGCQACMVACARAHEDLPAGELIARNTPFVSRLNLVKVAEVTVPVQCRQCEDSPCANACPVGAIVQRESHIDVIAELCVGCKSCLLACPFGAIQIVETTRNQLLLTEDSGQVEGGEEAQQKSFFVVSKCDLCAGHDQPACVAICPAEALSLVPASGLRGNVTSKRQRAASKLGHCAIAQGDLIYAAE from the coding sequence ATGATGAACTCCTTTGTCTTGGGGGATGCCCGTCTCTGTATTGGTTGCCAGGCCTGTATGGTTGCCTGTGCCCGCGCCCATGAGGATCTGCCCGCAGGAGAACTTATTGCTCGGAATACGCCATTTGTTTCCCGCCTCAACCTGGTTAAGGTGGCAGAGGTGACGGTGCCCGTGCAGTGTCGGCAGTGTGAAGACTCTCCCTGTGCAAACGCCTGTCCGGTAGGGGCAATAGTTCAGAGAGAATCTCATATTGATGTTATCGCTGAACTCTGTGTAGGGTGTAAGAGTTGTCTCCTCGCCTGTCCCTTTGGGGCAATACAGATTGTTGAGACGACCAGGAATCAACTCCTGCTCACCGAGGATTCAGGGCAAGTAGAGGGTGGGGAAGAGGCACAGCAGAAATCTTTTTTTGTCGTTTCAAAGTGTGATCTCTGTGCAGGCCATGATCAGCCTGCCTGTGTTGCCATCTGTCCAGCCGAAGCCCTCAGTCTGGTGCCTGCTTCCGGCCTGCGTGGGAATGTGACATCAAAACGGCAGAGAGCCGCCTCCAAGTTGGGGCACTGTGCTATTGCTCAGGGAGACCTTATTTATGCCGCAGAGTAA
- a CDS encoding radical SAM protein codes for MFNFKEIEEFLAGHHDGWLFAEAKKQTVARFGRSVHLFAIVELSSYCRRNCHYCGLRRANAGRRYRMSREEIVACARDAVEMGFETLVLQAGEDSFFSAEDIAELIAEIRAASSVAITLCLGEQDRQTLALWKGAGADRYLLKLESTNWQLHNRYRPGCSFASRLQSLRHLQALGYETGSGCIVGLPSPDQDPLALLAADIMFLSKLELHMITAGPFVPHPQTPLGKMAAGSLDLSHRCLALLRLCNPRAHISATSALASLLGPKVVDCQREKALDHGCNVIMEAMPLPGVGRNYQIYPAKVRPPLPISVASVV; via the coding sequence ATGTTTAACTTTAAAGAAATAGAGGAGTTCCTTGCCGGTCATCACGATGGCTGGCTCTTTGCCGAGGCGAAGAAGCAGACAGTGGCTCGCTTTGGTCGCTCTGTTCATCTGTTTGCCATTGTTGAGTTGTCGAGCTACTGTCGGCGTAACTGTCACTACTGTGGCTTGCGCAGAGCCAATGCGGGTAGGCGTTACCGAATGAGCAGAGAGGAGATCGTCGCCTGTGCCCGTGATGCTGTGGAGATGGGGTTTGAGACTCTGGTCCTTCAGGCTGGTGAGGATAGCTTCTTTTCGGCAGAAGATATTGCCGAGCTTATTGCCGAGATACGTGCTGCCAGTTCGGTTGCCATAACCCTTTGTCTCGGCGAGCAGGACCGTCAGACCCTGGCCCTGTGGAAGGGCGCGGGGGCAGATCGTTATCTGCTTAAGCTTGAAAGTACAAATTGGCAGCTTCATAACCGCTATCGCCCCGGTTGTTCCTTTGCCAGTCGTCTGCAAAGTTTACGGCATCTGCAGGCTCTTGGCTATGAAACGGGCTCTGGCTGTATTGTCGGTCTGCCCTCTCCAGATCAAGATCCCCTTGCCCTCTTAGCCGCTGATATCATGTTTCTCTCAAAATTAGAGTTGCATATGATTACGGCAGGCCCCTTTGTCCCTCATCCGCAAACGCCCCTGGGGAAGATGGCTGCCGGTAGTCTCGATCTTAGCCATCGCTGTCTTGCCCTCCTGCGTCTCTGTAATCCCCGTGCCCATATTTCAGCCACAAGCGCTCTTGCCTCTCTTCTTGGGCCAAAGGTTGTGGACTGTCAGCGTGAAAAGGCCCTTGACCATGGTTGTAACGTGATCATGGAGGCAATGCCCTTGCCGGGAGTGGGCAGGAATTATCAAATTTACCCCGCCAAGGTGAGGCCCCCTTTGCCTATCTCAGTGGCGTCTGTTGTATAG
- the hydG gene encoding [FeFe] hydrogenase H-cluster radical SAM maturase HydG — MLIQPDTTDNFIDAEQVWSIIDKAQQPAPSLVREILAKAGEKKGLSLLDVAILLENDNAELDAEIFATAKQVKQATYGNRIVLFAPLYISNECVNQCRYCGFNATNKELVRKTLSPEEIASDVRVLENSGQKRLLLVYGEHPKLDATFIAESVGTVYETLSDKSGSIRRVNINCAPLDVAGFKLLHQAKIGTYQCFQETYHQPTYEKMHLAGNKTNYLWRLQAMDRAQEAGIDDVGIGVLFGLYDHRFELLSMLKHAEELERRWGAGPHTISFPRLEPALGSDISLAPPYAISDYTFKKIVAITRLAVPYTGMIMSTRESAAMRTELLQLGISQISAASRTYPGAYSNPVSDQPTSQQFSVGDHRSLDDVVLDLVQHGFMPSWCTACYRTGRTGEYFMSLAKDGFIQKFCHPNSVMTFNEYLQDYASPATLAAGMRQIAHELESSTPAVKKQLMAQLARMEAGERDLYI, encoded by the coding sequence ATGCTAATACAACCGGATACCACAGATAATTTTATAGATGCAGAGCAGGTGTGGAGTATTATTGATAAGGCCCAGCAGCCTGCGCCCTCCCTTGTTCGAGAAATTCTGGCCAAGGCAGGGGAGAAGAAGGGGCTTTCCCTGCTGGATGTTGCCATTCTTCTAGAAAATGACAATGCCGAGCTTGATGCAGAAATTTTTGCGACAGCCAAGCAGGTAAAACAGGCAACCTACGGCAACCGTATTGTTCTCTTTGCTCCGCTCTATATCTCCAATGAATGTGTTAATCAGTGTCGCTACTGCGGCTTTAACGCCACCAATAAGGAGCTTGTTCGTAAAACCCTGAGCCCTGAAGAGATAGCCAGTGATGTGCGTGTCCTGGAAAATAGTGGGCAAAAACGACTGCTTCTGGTTTATGGAGAACATCCCAAGCTTGATGCAACTTTTATAGCAGAGAGTGTCGGCACCGTTTATGAGACCCTCTCTGATAAGAGTGGTTCTATTCGTCGGGTCAACATTAACTGTGCCCCCCTGGATGTGGCAGGTTTTAAACTTCTTCACCAGGCAAAGATTGGTACCTATCAATGTTTTCAGGAGACCTATCATCAGCCGACCTATGAAAAGATGCACCTTGCCGGTAATAAAACTAATTATCTGTGGCGATTGCAGGCCATGGATCGTGCCCAAGAGGCTGGTATTGATGATGTCGGTATTGGTGTCCTCTTTGGCCTCTATGATCATCGTTTTGAACTGCTCTCTATGCTAAAGCATGCAGAAGAGCTGGAGAGGCGTTGGGGGGCCGGTCCGCATACCATCTCTTTTCCTCGTCTGGAACCAGCGCTTGGCTCCGATATTTCTCTGGCTCCACCCTATGCAATCTCTGATTATACCTTTAAGAAGATCGTTGCCATAACGCGTCTGGCAGTGCCTTATACCGGTATGATAATGAGTACCCGGGAGAGTGCTGCCATGCGCACCGAGCTTCTTCAGCTTGGTATTTCACAGATTAGTGCGGCTTCTCGTACCTATCCGGGGGCTTATAGTAATCCCGTCTCTGATCAGCCCACCAGTCAACAGTTCTCTGTGGGGGACCATCGTAGCCTCGACGATGTTGTTTTGGATCTGGTACAGCATGGCTTTATGCCCTCATGGTGTACTGCCTGCTATCGGACGGGACGCACCGGTGAATATTTTATGAGCCTGGCCAAGGATGGGTTTATCCAGAAATTTTGTCATCCCAATTCGGTCATGACCTTTAATGAGTACCTACAGGATTATGCTTCTCCTGCAACCCTTGCGGCAGGTATGAGGCAGATTGCCCATGAGCTGGAGAGTTCTACTCCGGCGGTGAAGAAACAGCTCATGGCTCAGCTTGCTCGTATGGAGGCAGGTGAGAGGGATCTGTATATTTAA
- a CDS encoding GTPase: MSNRQTARSSRLVITLLGRRNVGKSLLLNALCGQVSSVSSQEGATTDPVLKHYELLPLGPVTFYDTVGTDDSGELGLLRVQASKKIVSRSDMIIFVVAGGRLTTGDMQELELLLRQKVPLILVQNKIDLHPVSQEIEQFCRLYGIACQAVSARQGRGIDALKATLISHVPDSFQHAPPLVSSGRRRCEQS; encoded by the coding sequence ATGAGCAATAGGCAAACAGCACGATCCTCGCGCCTTGTTATTACTCTTTTAGGTCGTCGCAATGTGGGGAAATCTCTGCTGCTTAATGCCCTCTGTGGTCAGGTCTCCAGCGTTTCGTCTCAGGAGGGAGCAACGACGGATCCTGTTTTAAAGCACTATGAGTTGCTCCCCCTTGGGCCCGTTACCTTTTACGATACCGTCGGCACCGACGATAGCGGTGAGCTAGGTCTTCTCCGGGTCCAGGCAAGCAAAAAAATAGTTAGTCGTTCCGATATGATTATCTTTGTGGTGGCAGGCGGACGACTTACGACAGGGGATATGCAGGAGCTTGAACTGCTGCTGCGGCAAAAGGTTCCCCTTATTCTTGTTCAGAACAAGATAGATCTTCACCCTGTCTCGCAGGAGATAGAACAATTTTGCCGGCTTTACGGAATTGCCTGTCAGGCGGTAAGCGCTCGGCAGGGTAGGGGGATTGATGCCCTGAAGGCTACTCTTATCAGCCATGTGCCAGATTCATTCCAGCATGCCCCGCCCCTGGTCTCATCAGGCCGTAGACGATGTGAGCAGAGTTGA
- a CDS encoding DUF4126 domain-containing protein, translated as MDAYQQLITTIALTMGVAWASGINLYATIAMLGILGSTGNIDLPTQLLVVQDPLVIGSAAIMYCVEFFADKTPGLDTGWDAIHSFIRIPAGVMLAAGAVGDVSTPLVVASGILGGTISGVSHSIKAGSRVLINTSPEPFSNWTASVLEDVAVIAGIWTAINYPLLFIGLFILFIILAIWLLPKIMRGIIILLKKIRGFFGATPEPTSQYKQPARANPPKKIKRIGPPDRK; from the coding sequence ATGGACGCCTACCAACAACTCATAACCACCATTGCCCTGACCATGGGGGTCGCCTGGGCAAGTGGAATTAATCTCTATGCAACCATTGCCATGCTGGGAATTCTCGGTTCAACGGGCAATATCGATCTGCCGACTCAACTGCTGGTAGTGCAGGATCCACTGGTCATTGGCTCCGCCGCCATCATGTACTGTGTAGAATTTTTTGCAGATAAAACTCCAGGTCTTGATACAGGCTGGGATGCTATCCACTCCTTTATCAGAATTCCGGCAGGGGTGATGCTGGCAGCAGGCGCAGTTGGCGATGTCAGCACCCCGCTGGTAGTAGCCTCGGGAATTTTAGGCGGAACGATAAGCGGGGTCAGCCATAGCATAAAGGCAGGCAGCCGAGTACTGATCAATACCTCACCGGAGCCCTTCAGCAACTGGACGGCATCGGTATTGGAAGATGTAGCGGTAATCGCCGGTATATGGACAGCTATAAACTACCCACTCCTCTTTATCGGCCTCTTTATTCTCTTCATCATCCTCGCCATCTGGCTCCTCCCTAAGATCATGCGGGGAATTATCATCCTCCTGAAAAAAATCAGAGGATTTTTTGGAGCAACGCCAGAGCCAACCTCTCAGTATAAGCAGCCAGCCAGGGCAAATCCGCCAAAAAAGATAAAAAGAATTGGCCCTCCCGACAGAAAATGA